CAGCGGCCGCGATGGCGGAGATCCCGTTGTCGCAGGTGAGGATCAGGCGCACGCCGGAAGCCGCAATGCGCTCCACCGCCGCGGGCGTCACGCCGTAGCCATCCTTGAAACGATCCGGCAGGTAGGCCTCACAGTTGGCCTTCAAGCCCCGTTTGAGATAGCGGTACAGCAGGCTGGTGCTGGTCACGCCATCGCAGTCGTAGTCGCCATAAATGACGAAGGGTTCCTGCTCGGCGACGGCTCGGCGGATCCGGGCGACGGCCCGGGCCATGCCATCCGTTTCAAGCGGACTCTGCAGCCAATCCAGGCGATCCCGCGTCGACAAGAAATCAGCCGCCACCTTCGGCGTCCGATAGCCCCTCAACCACAGCAAGCGAGCCACAGGCAAGGGCAGGCCCAGGGCCGTGGCAATCGCCGCGACCTCGGGAGCCTGCGCCGGCTTCAAGCTCCAGATCTGACTCACGACATTCCCCCTCAAAGGCCCTTCAGCTTGCTGCCCGCCCGGACAACTGTCAAGGCGCTTCCGCGGCGCGAAGCCCCGCGTCGGAGGGGGGCAAGAAGACCGGAGGACTTGGCCAAACCAGCATTTCGGAAGGTTCGAAAGGGCCTGCGTTGCACAACGTGTGGTAAGCGCAGGGTGGACAGCGCGACGGGACCCTCGGAAAGGCCGCGTCATCGTGAACCCGAGGATCAAATGGAGCGCAGGCCTGCCTGGCCAAAGCGGTGAGACGCTGACGCGTCGCCTCGTGCCGCGACGCGGAGTGAGGAATCACGACCGCCTCCCCGGTGTCGACCAGCCAGAACACCATCTCGACCGATTCAGGCGCGATGGGCGAGCCCCCTGACAGGACCTGGGCAGCCTCCGTCAACACGAAGGGATACAGGCGGGCTTGCCAACCGCGACGCAGCGTCTCCCCGGAGGGATGGCCGGTCTTCCAATCCAGAATGCGCCAGCGTCCCGCGTGGGCCACGATCCGGTCGTAGCGGGCGACGAAGGGGACTTCAGCCACTTGCAAGTGCAGGCTCTGCTCGGTCCAGACCTCGGCCTCAAGGGGCGGAGAGAAGTGTTCTGACGTGGCAAACCGAGCCCACATCTGAGTCAGGCCGGGATGCAGCCCCTCCCAGGCCTCCAGCAAGGGGGCGAGGGGCAGACCACAGGCGTGTTGCTGAACCAGCCGGTGGAAGACGGAGCCCAGGCGCGCGCCATCGTCTTCCCCCTGCGGGTGCTGGCCGGCCCGAGCAGGCCAGTAGGCCTGCAACTTGTAACGCAGGGCAAAGTAGCGGGGACAGCCGTCCGCCAGGGCGTCCAGCGCGGCACTGCTCAGCCTGGGACGGGGCTCGACCTGAGTCATGGCGTGACGCGCTCACAGAGAGAGGCCAGTTGGGCCACCTGGGGGGGCAAGGTTTCACTGGTGCCGGCACCAGACAGGTGAAGCGCGCGCTCGGCCCGCGTCATGCCGACGTACAACAACCGCAGCTTTTCAGCCACCAGCAGCCGCTGAGCGGCCGCCCGGGCGGCAGCCAGATCGAACGGCGCCCCCGGCGGGGCACGCAAGGCTTGCTCAAGGCAGAAGGCCGCCTGGTCACGAAACGAGACCTGGTCGGGGTCCCAAGGAAACATGTAGGCGCTGGCGAGGCCAGGGATCCACACCGCATCGTATTCCAGGCCCTTCGAGGCGTGCAAGGTCAGCACGCTCAGCGTACCAGGGGTGGCCTCACGCGTGTCGGCCGGCGTGGGCACCAGGTCCCGATGGTCCTCGGTGTTTTCCGCGAGTGTCCTCACCTCGTCTGCCAGACGCCGCAGGGGGTCCAACTCAATGGTCGGGTCGGAGGCCGCTTTCCGCTGGGCGATCACGGCCGCCTTGGCCGCCACGGCGATCGCCTGAGGATCGTCGATCAGGGTCAGGGCCACGCTCGGAAAGAGTTCCCCGGGAGGCAGATGCCGCACCCGCAGCAAGGCGCGCAACCCCCGACAGAGCGAGAGCAGGGCCAGGTAGTCTGCAGCAGGAAAGTCTTCCGGGCGATGCGGTGGCAGGTCCGCCAGGGGAAACAGCAGCGAATCGGAGGGATGGCGCGCAAGGAACTGCCGGAGCGCCCGTGGATTTTGCCAGGGCGTGCGGCAAAGCTGGGCCCACTCCTCCACCAGGGGGCGCCAGGACGCGGCCGGCTCCTCCAGCGGCAACGACAGAAACGTCAGCACGTGGGCCAGAAACCTGAGACACTGGCGCTGTGACGGGCCCTGGCTGACGCCTTGCTGCAGCGGAATGCCCAGTTGGGTGGCGCGTTGCGCATAGGCCATCCGAAGCTTGTGAGACGTCACCAGCACCGCTGCCCGGGCCGTCGGATGGGCTCGCAAGAACGCCCGCACGGCTGTCAGCACGCCCAACTCTTCCTGTGCCGCGGCGTCGTCGCGCCTGGCCCCCTCGTAAAAGGTCCAGGTGATCGGCGCAAGCAGAGAGGGATTCGGCTTTCCGGCCGTGGCCGGCAGGATCGGTTGTCCGGTGAAGGCCTCCCTCACCACGGGATCAGGATGATGAGCGGTGAACGCCACCAGCGCATTGGCCATGGCCAGAACGGGCAGCGCGCTGCGGCTCGATTCCGCCATGGGCATGTGGCGCCCACTGGTCTCACAAGCCTGACAAAACGCCCGAAAGTACCGGGGAGAGTTGTGCGTGAAGGAAGCCATGATCGCCTGATTGGTGTCCCCCACACGGACCAGGTTGCCACTGCCGCCCAGGGCAGGTTCGGTCAGCCAGCGGATCAGGGCCTGCTGGTCGGGCGTTGAATCCTGCGCCTCGTCCTCGAGGACGAAGCGAATACGACGCTGATGATAGGCCCGATGGTCGTCTCGAGTGGCCAGAATGGCGTTCGCTTCCCGGATCAGATCATCATAGTCATAGGCCCCCGCCGCCTGTTGGCGTGCCAGGTAGCCGCGATACAAGGCCGGCAAGGCGGGGTGATGGTCAACCACAGCAACCTGAAAGTCGGCCTCGCTCAGGCGCGCTTGTTTGGCCTCCGCGATGGCCTTCTCCGCCAAGCGCAGCACCACCGCCTGCGGGTCCTCCCGCTCATCGCCACCGCCGTCGCGCTGCCCATACGCCTGCCACATCTGTTGATGAAGGGGGTCCTCCAACCATTCAAGCAGGGCCTCTTGCAGGTTCTTGCGCCGTTCCGCCTCGCTCCAAACCAGCATTCCGGAGTCGCTGTCACCCGCCGCGCGCCGAATGACCGAGGACGCGAACCCGTGGATGGTCGTGGTTTGCAGACCGAATGCGGTCAACCCACGCGCTGCCAGGGTGCGCGTCAGCCGTTGCTTGAGGTTCAGCGCCGCACTGCGCATGTAGGTGAGAATCAGGATCTCAGCAGGGCGCACACCGAGGTCTTCGACCAGTCGCACGGCCAGCTGCTCCAGAATGAAGGTCTTGCCAGCCCCTGGCGCGGCGGAGATGGCCAGCTGTCCACCGGAATACGTCAGGATGGCCGCCTGAGCAGGGCGCAAGGTGACGGCGCCGGTGGTCATCGCCCAGCCTCCAGCACCTGTTGGGCCCCCAGCATCGACACCAGCAGGTTGGGCAGTTCCCCCTGTTGCTCGCGGCCCTCTTCATCCGTCAGGCAGGCGTGAACCCACAGGCAGGTTTCCACCTTCAAGCAACACGTCATCAGGACCCGCGCGAGCTTTTCCGAGGCGTCCAGGTGCTCCTCATCCAGCGTGTAGAGGCCGGGCGGACGCGCCAGCGAGAGGAGACGGGCATTGGTGAATTCACGCCGATCGGATTTCCACCAGCTCTCCGCTCCAAAGTCGAGTAAGAACAGATGGGAGAGGCGTTCCGCCGGCTCACTGAAGCCCTTTTCGGAGAGCTGACTGGCGGTGGCCAGCATGACGGCTCCACGGTGGGGCTCGCGCTGAAAAAACGGGCGCTCGGCCACCGGCTGGTCACGCAGGAAGGTCAGGAATCGAGCCCCCCAATCAGGCGGCGACTGGTGCAGGCGCGACTCGATCTCACGAAAACGCGCCGCCAGCTCGATCAATTGCCCCATCTGGCTCACCTCTCGGGCCTGTTGTTCATCCAAGGGATCCGCCAGCGCCAGGAACGGGGCCCACACCTGGGTAAAGGCTTCCCGCAGAACGCTTTCCGGGTCCGTTGCCAGCAGCGGCGTATCGACGAAACGATGGAGGCTGGCGTAGCGGGCCAGAGCCTGGTCGCTC
The sequence above is a segment of the Candidatus Sericytochromatia bacterium genome. Coding sequences within it:
- a CDS encoding PD-(D/E)XK nuclease family protein, encoding MTQVEPRPRLSSAALDALADGCPRYFALRYKLQAYWPARAGQHPQGEDDGARLGSVFHRLVQQHACGLPLAPLLEAWEGLHPGLTQMWARFATSEHFSPPLEAEVWTEQSLHLQVAEVPFVARYDRIVAHAGRWRILDWKTGHPSGETLRRGWQARLYPFVLTEAAQVLSGGSPIAPESVEMVFWLVDTGEAVVIPHSASRHEATRQRLTALARQACAPFDPRVHDDAAFPRVPSRCPPCAYHTLCNAGPFEPSEMLVWPSPPVFLPPSDAGLRAAEAP
- a CDS encoding ATP-dependent helicase yields the protein MTTGAVTLRPAQAAILTYSGGQLAISAAPGAGKTFILEQLAVRLVEDLGVRPAEILILTYMRSAALNLKQRLTRTLAARGLTAFGLQTTTIHGFASSVIRRAAGDSDSGMLVWSEAERRKNLQEALLEWLEDPLHQQMWQAYGQRDGGGDEREDPQAVVLRLAEKAIAEAKQARLSEADFQVAVVDHHPALPALYRGYLARQQAAGAYDYDDLIREANAILATRDDHRAYHQRRIRFVLEDEAQDSTPDQQALIRWLTEPALGGSGNLVRVGDTNQAIMASFTHNSPRYFRAFCQACETSGRHMPMAESSRSALPVLAMANALVAFTAHHPDPVVREAFTGQPILPATAGKPNPSLLAPITWTFYEGARRDDAAAQEELGVLTAVRAFLRAHPTARAAVLVTSHKLRMAYAQRATQLGIPLQQGVSQGPSQRQCLRFLAHVLTFLSLPLEEPAASWRPLVEEWAQLCRTPWQNPRALRQFLARHPSDSLLFPLADLPPHRPEDFPAADYLALLSLCRGLRALLRVRHLPPGELFPSVALTLIDDPQAIAVAAKAAVIAQRKAASDPTIELDPLRRLADEVRTLAENTEDHRDLVPTPADTREATPGTLSVLTLHASKGLEYDAVWIPGLASAYMFPWDPDQVSFRDQAAFCLEQALRAPPGAPFDLAAARAAAQRLLVAEKLRLLYVGMTRAERALHLSGAGTSETLPPQVAQLASLCERVTP